A single region of the Gossypium arboreum isolate Shixiya-1 chromosome 12, ASM2569848v2, whole genome shotgun sequence genome encodes:
- the LOC108476955 gene encoding protein ABA DEFICIENT 4, chloroplastic: MFFSSCIAHPLISPKISHFGQPGNLHRNVEVDQRFTSALKIRTTDHPSQQARIGAGLLDEWSFARGTRLVIRQKVSTFIPFRKSFEVQASWLPTSQIASSVFTLGTAAVLPFYTLMVFAPKSELTKKSMESSVPFIVLGLLYAYLLYLSWTPDTLKLMFASKYWLPELSGMAKMFSSEMTLASAWIHLLAVDLFAARQVFQDGLQNQIETRHSVSLCLLFCPIGIVTHFVTKAVAKTAADDRHKMH, encoded by the exons ATGTTCTTTTCTTCTTGCATTGCCCATCCTCTAATCTCACCAAAG ATTAGTCACTTTGGGCAGCCAGGTAATCTTCATCGTAATGTGGAAGTGGACCAAAGATTCACTTCTGCTCTCAAAATCAGGACCACAGATCATCCCAGCCAGCAAGCAAGAATTGGAGCTGGCTTACTTGATGAATGGAGTTTTGCTAGAGGAACAAGACTTGTTATTAGACAAAAAGTTTCTACATTTATTCCCTTTAGAAAAAGCTTTGAAGTACAAGCTTCAT GGTTGCCAACTTCACAAATTGCCAGCAGCGTATTTACCTTGGGAACCGCAGCGGTTCTTCCGTTCTATACTCTTATGGTTTTTGCTCCGAAATCTGAATTG ACTAAAAAGTCTATGGAAAGTAGCGTCCCTTTTATTGTGCTCGGGCTTCTGTATGCATATCTGCTGTACCTGTCATGGACGCCTGATACATTAAAGCTGATGTTTGCTAGTAAATACTGGCTGCCAGAG CTATCTGGTATGGCCAAAATGTTCTCCAGTGAAATGACATTAGCTTCTGCATGGATTCATTTATTGGCTGTAGATCTCTTTGCTGCAAG GCAGGTTTTTCAGGATGGACTGCAAAACCAAATCGAGACTCGGCATTCGGTTTCGCTTTGTCTGCTGTTTTGTCCCATTGGAATTGTTACTCATTTTGTTACCAAAGCAGTTGCAAAAACTGCTGCAGATGACAGGCATAAAATGCACTGA